One region of Camelina sativa cultivar DH55 chromosome 6, Cs, whole genome shotgun sequence genomic DNA includes:
- the LOC104790323 gene encoding acyltransferase-like protein At3g26840, chloroplastic has protein sequence MAITVLRSTLCLCSVSSSSNLRQQRTSAPKHRLTSVKSVTSTTPPTFRGVQRRRKNNDENGATVEKVVENPYAKVEAARPDLRKSLSDFLEEARGFVGDGGGPPRWFSPLECAAQAQGSPLLLFVPGIDGTGLGLIRHHKKLGEIFDIWCLHIPVSDRTPAKDLVKLIEKTVKSEHHRFPNRPIYLVGEYIGACLAFDVAARNPDIDLSLILVNPATHVNNFISQPVSGILNVLPDGIPTLLEDIFSVKQGHSLTGMLDALSNNFSGQQMGGGMLRDILAVSTNLPTLGRIFSKDTLLWKLEMLKSAIASVNSHIHPVRVETLILLSGRDQWLLNKEDIDRYSRTLLKCIVRKLDDNGQFPLLEDGVDLATIIKCTSFYRRGKSHDHITDYIMPTTYELKQQVDDHRLLVDSTSPVMLSTLEDGTLVRSLEGLPSEGPVLYVGYHMLLGFDLSPMVNQIMKERNIHLRGLAHPMFFKNPQDSLVDMKMFDKYKMMGGVPVSNFSIYKLLREKAHVLLYPGGVREALHRKGEAYMLFWPERSEFVRVASKFGAKIVPFGVVGVDDICEIVLDSNDQRKMPILKDLMEMATNIAGNIREGDESELGNQDIYLPAIIPKIPGRFYFYFGKPIETAGKEKEMKDKEKAHELYLQVKSEVEQWVAYLKMKREKDPFRHLLPRMLYQATHGWSSEIPTFDL, from the exons ATGGCAATCACGGTACTTCGCTCGACCTTGTGTCTCTGTTCCgtctcatcttcatcaaaccTACGACAACAACGGACCTCAGCCCCGAAGCATCGACTCACTTCGGTCAAATCAGTAACATCCACGACTCCTCCAACTTTTAGGGGTGTTCAACGGAGGCGGAAGAATAATGATGAAAACGGAGCCACGGTGGAAAAGGTGGTGGAGAATCCGTATGCCAAAGTGGAGGCGGCCCGTCCTGATTTGAGGAAGAGCTTGTCCGATTTTTTGGAGGAAGCGAGAGGTTTCGTGGGAGATGGAGGAGGTCCACCTCGTTGGTTTTCTCCTTTGGAGTGTGCCGCTCAAGCTCAAGGCTCTCCTCTCCTCCTCTTTGTACCAG GGATCGATGGGACTGGACTAGGGCTCATTCGCCATCACAAGAAACTTGGGGA GATTTTTGACATATGGTGCCTACACATTCCAGTCAGCGATCGTACTCCTGCTAAAG acttggtgaagctTATTGAGAAGACTGTTAAATCGGAGCACCATCGGTTCCCAAACAGACCTATATACTTAGTTGGAGAATACATTGGAGCCTGTCTTGCTTTTGATGTTGCAGCCAGGAATCCCGATATTGATCTTTCTCTAATTTTAGTTAATCCAG CAACACATGTCAACAACTTCATATCGCAACCTGTATCAGGAATATTGAATGTTTTACCAGATGGTATTCCAACACTATTGGAAGATATATTCAGTGTTAAGCAAG GCCATTCGCTGACTGGAATGTTAGACGCATTGTCAAATAATTTTTCTGGCCAGCAAATGGGTGGAGGGATGCTAAGAGATATCCTTGCTGTTTCAACTAATCTTCCA ACTCTTGGTAGGATATTCTCTAAGGACACACTGCTTTGGAAGCTGGAAATGCTTAAGTCTGCTATTGCTTCTGTGAATTCTCACATACACCCAGTCAGAGTGGAGACACTCATACTTCTGAG TGGACGCGATCAGTGGCTACTGAACAAGGAAGACATTGACAGATACTCGCGCACGTTGCTAAAATGTATTGTCCGTAAGCTTGATGACAATGGACAGTTTCCCCTTTTG GAGGACGGCGTAGATCTGGCTACGATCATCAAATGTACTTCTTTTTATCGCCGTGGGAAGTCTCATGATCACATTACGGATTACATTATGCCTACCACATATGAGTTAAAACAACAAGTAGACGATCACCG ATTGCTAGTCGATAGTACTTCCCCAGTAATGCTGTCAACTCTAGAAGATGGAACACTTGTAAGAAGCCTCGAAGGATTACCTTCAGAGGGACCTGTTCTGTACGTTGGCTATCACATGCTATTGGGATTTGACTTGAGTCCAATGGTAAATCAAAtcatgaaagagagaaacattCACCTGCGGGGTTTGGCACATCCCATGTTTTTCAAGAATCCCCAAGACTCGTTAGTCGACATGAAGATGTTTGACAAATACAAGATGATGGGTGGAGTTCCAGTCTCTAATTTCAGTATTTACAAACTACTGCGTGAAAAAGCTCATGTGCTTTTGTATCCTGGAGGTGTTCGTGAAGCCTTGCATAGAAAG GGTGAAGCATACATGCTGTTTTGGCCAGAACGATCTGAGTTTGTGAGAGTTGCATCTAAGTTTGGAGCTAAAATCGTTCCTTTTGGTGTTGTTGGAGTAGACGACATCTGCGAA ATTGTCCTGGATTCCAATGATCAAAGGAAAATGCCAATATTGAAGGATTTAATGGAAATGGCAACAAATATCGCTGGCAACATAAG GGAAGGTGACGAGAGCGAATTGGGGAACCAAGATATCTATTTACCAGCAATTATACCTAAGATTCCAGGGCGATTCTACTTTTACTTCGGCAAACCAATAGAAACAGCAG GTaaggagaaagagatgaaagacAAAGAGAAGGCGCACGAGCTTTACTTGCAAGTCAAGTCTGAGGTTGAACAATGGGttgcatatttaaaaatgaaaagagagaaagatcctTTCAGACACTTGTTGCCAAGGATGTTGTATCAAGCAACACATGGTTGGTCTTCTGAAATTCCTACGTTTgatctctaa